One genomic region from Leptospira tipperaryensis encodes:
- a CDS encoding flavin-containing monooxygenase: protein MAQKLKEDKAKSKTFENHILDAVIVGTGFAGLGMGVRLKEKGIHSFVILEQADGVGGTWRDNHYPGAACDVQSHLYSFSFERNPNWSRMYGLQSEILEYLNHCTDKYDLRSHIHFNTSAQSAIFDERSGVWNVRATNGNTYKAKSFINGSGGLSRPVLPDVPGLKKFKGKMFHSARWDHSYDLNGKTVGVIGTGASAIQIVPTIQPNVKKLNLFQRTAPWVIAKPDRAISNFERSLFRFFPPAQWLFRLAIYWMLEFRVIAFTIHPGLMKVLEFFARGYINKNVKDPILRKKVTPNFTIGCKRVLISNEYYGALQKQNVNVITTGIQEIKENGIVTSDGVEHPLDALILATGFQAAEAMSPFEVKGLSGLDLNDAWKNGAEAYLGTTVSGFPNMFLIVGPNTGLGHSSMVLMIESQINYTLQCILSLRKKKLKFINVLKEAQDRYNQKIQARLEKSIWNTGGCVSWYRTKNGKNTTLWPGFTFEFRLKTKSVNLSHYEIAKSDDQMESIGLVSRIALLFGGIFR, encoded by the coding sequence ATGGCTCAGAAATTGAAAGAAGACAAGGCTAAATCAAAAACATTCGAAAATCATATCTTGGACGCGGTCATCGTTGGCACAGGTTTTGCCGGACTCGGAATGGGCGTGCGTCTGAAAGAAAAGGGAATTCATTCTTTCGTGATCCTGGAACAAGCGGACGGAGTGGGAGGAACTTGGAGGGACAATCATTATCCCGGCGCGGCTTGCGACGTTCAATCGCACCTTTATTCTTTTTCCTTTGAAAGAAATCCGAACTGGTCTAGAATGTACGGTCTTCAATCGGAGATCTTAGAATATCTCAATCACTGCACTGACAAATACGATCTCAGATCGCATATTCATTTTAATACTTCCGCTCAATCCGCAATTTTTGACGAAAGATCCGGAGTGTGGAACGTAAGAGCGACTAACGGAAACACATACAAGGCAAAGAGTTTTATCAACGGTTCCGGCGGTTTGAGTCGTCCGGTTTTGCCCGATGTTCCCGGTTTGAAAAAATTCAAAGGTAAGATGTTTCACTCTGCGAGATGGGATCATTCTTACGATCTTAACGGAAAAACGGTCGGCGTGATCGGAACGGGAGCGAGTGCGATTCAGATCGTTCCAACAATTCAACCGAACGTGAAAAAGTTGAATCTTTTTCAAAGAACCGCTCCTTGGGTGATCGCAAAACCCGATCGTGCGATTTCTAATTTTGAAAGAAGTTTGTTTCGTTTTTTTCCTCCCGCTCAGTGGCTTTTCCGTTTAGCGATCTATTGGATGTTGGAATTCAGAGTGATCGCGTTTACGATTCATCCGGGTTTGATGAAAGTTTTGGAATTTTTTGCAAGAGGTTATATCAATAAGAATGTAAAGGATCCGATCCTTAGAAAAAAGGTAACCCCGAATTTTACAATCGGCTGTAAAAGGGTTTTGATCTCCAATGAATACTACGGTGCATTACAAAAACAGAATGTGAATGTAATTACGACAGGTATTCAGGAAATTAAAGAAAACGGAATTGTTACTTCGGACGGAGTGGAACATCCTCTCGACGCTCTCATTTTGGCGACCGGTTTTCAAGCCGCAGAAGCGATGTCTCCTTTCGAAGTAAAAGGTCTGAGTGGTTTGGATCTAAACGACGCCTGGAAGAACGGGGCGGAAGCGTATCTTGGAACTACCGTTTCAGGTTTTCCTAATATGTTTTTAATCGTAGGTCCGAATACAGGTCTTGGTCACAGTTCTATGGTTTTGATGATCGAGTCTCAGATCAACTACACTCTACAATGTATTCTTTCTTTGCGTAAGAAGAAATTGAAGTTTATCAACGTCTTAAAGGAAGCTCAAGATCGTTACAATCAAAAGATTCAGGCGCGTTTGGAAAAATCGATTTGGAATACGGGCGGTTGTGTGAGTTGGTACAGAACAAAGAATGGAAAGAATACAACTCTTTGGCCCGGTTTTACTTTCGAATTCCGTCTGAAAACGAAGTCCGTAAATCTTTCCCACTACGAGATTGCGAAGTCGGACGATCAAATGGAAAGTATCGGCCTTGTTTCGAGAATCGCTTTGCTCTTTGGCGGAATTTTTCGTTAA
- a CDS encoding c-type cytochrome: MKFTKSLIFLLAAVLFWNCESKTPPLEYFPDMADSPAREAQEADPISKDGAASRIPPKGAIPVNYHPYEFLGMDVTQLPNKGLSNPYKNDLANLQKGEAKYQTYCSPCHGVRGAGNGSIVGPAPRIGFPVPAVVSPKIQGYSDGQIYHVITAGWGRMKSYSSQVSPEDRWKIVLYVRKLQEYENRTKKDVARN; encoded by the coding sequence ATGAAATTTACTAAATCACTGATTTTTCTTTTGGCCGCCGTTCTATTCTGGAACTGCGAGTCCAAAACGCCTCCTCTGGAATACTTTCCGGACATGGCTGATTCTCCAGCGAGAGAAGCACAAGAAGCGGATCCGATCTCAAAAGACGGGGCCGCTTCCAGAATTCCTCCGAAAGGAGCGATTCCCGTAAACTATCATCCATACGAGTTTCTCGGAATGGACGTAACACAATTACCTAATAAAGGACTTTCTAATCCTTATAAGAATGATTTAGCCAATCTCCAAAAGGGAGAGGCGAAATATCAAACTTATTGTTCACCTTGCCACGGCGTAAGAGGAGCAGGGAACGGAAGCATCGTAGGACCGGCGCCAAGAATCGGGTTTCCGGTTCCTGCCGTGGTTTCTCCTAAGATCCAAGGATATTCCGACGGGCAAATCTATCACGTAATCACAGCGGGTTGGGGAAGAATGAAGAGTTATTCCTCACAAGTTTCTCCGGAAGACCGTTGGAAAATCGTTCTCTACGTGAGAAAACTCCAGGAATACGAGAACAGAACTAAAAAAGACGTGGCCAGGAATTAA
- a CDS encoding Lp29 family lipoprotein: MKYVQKFRFLTLILLFFLNCNYHYYVQKSSVDTTSLPNLSKIRIVYLGFRPFSAEITTSNSQERIYTANLVYPDRTIPKFQNGVYASDLRSFGFRKDVPSEKVKKFVQDYLNEVKESGVLELTYVTSIEKKGEERIYKLKDVGADYYVVGVHNPAFQSTKNFGGSVVQLFSSMFSVISFGLIPSYASLQAETEIKIYDKNLNQLTALKYDNGYSVLGAVWASSIPEECGRMGCNALKQVSSPPKFVYQELGPKFETDIVSYIQAQPSFHK; this comes from the coding sequence ATGAAATACGTTCAAAAATTTAGATTCTTAACCTTAATCCTTTTGTTCTTTCTGAATTGTAATTATCACTATTACGTGCAGAAGAGTTCCGTTGATACAACTTCGCTTCCCAATCTATCTAAGATAAGAATCGTATATCTCGGCTTTCGACCTTTTTCGGCGGAGATTACAACTTCCAACTCGCAGGAAAGAATTTATACCGCCAATTTGGTTTATCCGGATCGTACCATTCCAAAATTTCAGAATGGGGTTTATGCTTCCGATCTGAGATCGTTCGGATTTAGAAAGGACGTTCCTTCCGAAAAAGTTAAAAAGTTCGTTCAGGATTATCTCAACGAAGTAAAAGAAAGCGGGGTTTTGGAACTTACATACGTTACGAGCATTGAAAAAAAGGGAGAGGAAAGAATTTATAAATTGAAAGACGTGGGTGCCGACTATTACGTCGTTGGGGTTCACAATCCCGCATTTCAATCCACTAAAAATTTCGGAGGAAGTGTCGTTCAACTTTTTTCATCGATGTTTTCCGTGATTAGTTTCGGCCTCATTCCGAGTTACGCTTCCTTACAGGCGGAGACTGAAATTAAGATATATGATAAAAATCTAAATCAGTTGACCGCGTTAAAATACGACAACGGTTATTCCGTTTTGGGAGCGGTCTGGGCTTCTTCCATTCCGGAAGAATGCGGAAGAATGGGGTGTAACGCCTTGAAACAAGTCAGTTCTCCACCAAAGTTCGTTTATCAAGAATTGGGTCCGAAGTTTGAAACTGACATCGTGAGTTATATCCAGGCTCAACCCTCGTTTCATAAATGA
- the lsa16 gene encoding E-cadherin-binding lipoprotein adhesin Lsa16, giving the protein MKRNLTLVVLLTGVALLLGACSKLAQVTNHKNCDPSLVNPSLTPTVPIFAEADATSAVKERVAPGTVVRVYDYRNHTPNPRLFVRVKTEKTEGWINPRCLVVGQDPSKSVFAWGYSKDYVHFYDPEDHEHYPNGYEFPDYASLPKDKVPLAELAPELKQ; this is encoded by the coding sequence ATGAAAAGAAATTTAACACTTGTTGTTCTCCTAACCGGAGTAGCTCTTCTTCTGGGAGCTTGCTCTAAGTTAGCTCAGGTCACAAATCATAAGAATTGTGATCCATCCCTGGTAAATCCGTCCTTAACACCGACGGTTCCCATCTTTGCGGAAGCGGATGCAACCTCTGCGGTGAAAGAGCGCGTCGCGCCCGGAACCGTCGTGAGAGTGTATGACTATAGAAATCATACTCCGAATCCAAGACTTTTCGTTCGCGTAAAAACCGAAAAAACGGAAGGTTGGATCAATCCTCGTTGTTTAGTCGTAGGACAGGATCCTTCGAAGTCCGTTTTTGCTTGGGGATATAGTAAAGACTATGTTCACTTTTACGATCCCGAAGATCACGAACACTATCCAAACGGATATGAATTTCCGGATTATGCTTCTCTTCCAAAGGATAAGGTTCCATTGGCTGAACTTGCTCCTGAACTGAAGCAGTAA
- a CDS encoding putative Ig domain-containing protein yields MKGGKAMQREVFFRDRFGWFFSLLSLLFMGCLQNRNSDSVFMLLGNPASITVADLNPSLGTSPTLTYSTSSFEFVKNITISAIQPTVAGLVTSFTVSPALPSGLSFDSTTGVITGTPNSKQIASSYTVTASNSSGSSSSSIQISVDALNAEWESFLKAPNPDISDTSGGFDFDLSGDTLVAGMCGEDSAQTAIVHSPFAGLTSAGDDDSAGAAGAAYVFRRSGTTWVLEAYLKAPNTEANDQFGCSVAISGDTIVVGARAEDSGNSTILHSPFAGLTPAGDDDTMISSGAAYVFRRAGTTWALEAYLKAPNNDTGDQFGSNVSISGDRIAVSAVQERGGLGTIVQAPAPGFTGATDNDSMPTSGAIYIFERSGTTWVWDAYIKAPNVDTGDLFGGKIQVRGDTLIVGANGEDSGSTPILNSLGPTLTSAGDDDSLSGSGAVYVFRKTGLNWAFESYIKAPNADNSDQFGLTLDLSDDGNVAVVGTYNEDSAQTTISHSLGPSLTTAGDDDSANGAGAAYVFRRTGSTWAFEAYLKSPNIEANDNFGRSVSIYGDMIVVGAIGEDSSQTGVLHSPSVLPGPGADDDSVSNSGSAYVFRKLSAGWTFQSYLKAPNAEASDTFGILVCIEDDLIAVATMNDDDGLGMIWNKSSGAPPTPATDNDSVSNSGAVDIFYK; encoded by the coding sequence ATGAAAGGTGGGAAAGCCATGCAGAGAGAAGTTTTTTTTCGAGATCGATTCGGTTGGTTTTTTTCTCTTCTTTCTCTTCTGTTTATGGGATGTTTACAGAACCGTAATTCCGACTCTGTGTTTATGCTTCTTGGTAATCCCGCTTCGATTACGGTTGCAGATCTCAACCCATCTCTGGGAACTTCCCCAACTTTGACTTATTCTACAAGTTCGTTTGAATTCGTGAAGAATATTACGATTTCTGCAATTCAACCGACCGTGGCGGGATTGGTGACTTCGTTTACGGTTTCACCTGCTTTGCCTTCAGGTCTCTCTTTTGATTCGACGACGGGAGTGATTACGGGGACCCCAAATTCCAAACAAATTGCGTCTTCTTATACAGTAACGGCTTCGAATTCCTCAGGCTCTTCTTCCTCTTCGATTCAGATTTCAGTCGATGCACTCAATGCGGAATGGGAAAGTTTTTTAAAGGCTCCGAATCCGGATATCAGCGATACGAGCGGAGGATTTGATTTCGATCTTTCGGGTGATACTTTGGTCGCGGGCATGTGCGGAGAAGATAGCGCTCAAACCGCGATCGTTCACAGTCCGTTTGCGGGTTTGACTTCCGCCGGGGACGACGATTCCGCGGGCGCAGCCGGAGCGGCCTACGTGTTTCGCCGATCGGGAACAACGTGGGTATTGGAAGCGTATCTCAAAGCCCCCAATACGGAAGCTAACGATCAATTCGGATGTAGCGTCGCGATCTCGGGAGATACGATCGTCGTCGGAGCTCGGGCGGAAGATAGCGGGAACTCCACCATTCTTCATTCTCCGTTTGCCGGTTTGACTCCTGCGGGTGACGACGATACTATGATCAGCTCGGGAGCGGCTTATGTATTTCGTAGGGCGGGAACGACTTGGGCATTGGAAGCGTATTTAAAAGCTCCTAATAACGATACTGGAGATCAATTCGGTTCGAACGTTTCGATTTCGGGCGATCGGATCGCGGTTAGCGCCGTTCAGGAACGAGGTGGTTTGGGAACAATTGTACAAGCTCCTGCGCCGGGTTTTACGGGCGCGACCGACAACGATTCTATGCCGACATCGGGTGCGATTTATATCTTTGAAAGAAGCGGAACTACTTGGGTTTGGGACGCGTATATCAAGGCTCCGAATGTGGACACTGGAGATTTATTCGGCGGGAAGATTCAAGTCAGAGGCGATACTTTGATCGTCGGAGCGAACGGTGAGGACAGCGGGAGCACTCCGATTCTAAATTCCCTGGGACCGACTCTTACGAGTGCGGGCGACGATGATTCCCTTTCCGGCTCAGGCGCGGTCTATGTATTTCGCAAGACCGGTTTGAACTGGGCTTTTGAATCTTATATCAAGGCTCCGAATGCTGACAACAGCGATCAATTTGGTTTGACTCTGGATCTTTCTGACGACGGAAACGTGGCGGTAGTCGGAACTTACAACGAAGACAGTGCTCAAACGACGATTTCCCATTCTCTCGGACCGAGTCTTACGACGGCCGGAGACGACGATTCTGCCAATGGCGCCGGAGCGGCTTATGTGTTTCGTAGAACCGGAAGCACCTGGGCCTTTGAGGCGTATTTAAAGTCGCCAAATATCGAAGCGAACGATAACTTTGGTAGAAGCGTTTCCATTTACGGGGATATGATCGTAGTCGGCGCGATTGGAGAAGACAGTTCTCAAACCGGAGTTTTACATTCTCCTTCTGTTCTTCCCGGACCCGGAGCTGACGACGATTCCGTAAGTAATTCCGGATCGGCCTATGTTTTCCGAAAATTATCCGCGGGTTGGACCTTTCAATCCTATCTAAAAGCGCCGAACGCGGAGGCCTCGGATACTTTCGGAATTTTGGTTTGTATCGAGGACGACTTGATTGCGGTTGCGACCATGAACGACGACGATGGGCTCGGAATGATTTGGAACAAATCTTCCGGAGCTCCTCCCACGCCCGCGACCGACAATGACAGCGTATCGAATTCGGGTGCGGTCGATATTTTTTACAAGTGA
- a CDS encoding DUF3341 domain-containing protein, which yields MYKPHKEQFHTFEETSAGVFGLFDSPAEIISAAAKTKEKNYTNFDCFTPYPVHGLDDAMGVPRSGLPWVTFFLGLFGCAVGFGMQYLTHKFDWPLNISGKNLNAWFAYIPITFEFTIFMAGVGTAAAMFFLTKLPKINRRILHPDITTDKFALWIPSSSKGYKEDEVVSFIKGLGGKNVEVVK from the coding sequence ATGTATAAACCTCATAAAGAACAATTTCATACATTTGAAGAAACGAGCGCCGGAGTATTCGGGCTCTTTGATTCTCCTGCGGAAATCATCTCTGCGGCGGCCAAAACAAAAGAGAAGAATTACACGAACTTTGATTGTTTCACTCCGTATCCGGTTCACGGATTGGATGACGCGATGGGAGTTCCTCGTTCCGGTCTTCCTTGGGTGACTTTTTTCCTGGGGCTTTTCGGATGCGCCGTCGGCTTTGGAATGCAATATCTCACTCACAAGTTTGATTGGCCTTTGAACATTTCGGGAAAGAATTTAAACGCTTGGTTTGCCTACATCCCGATCACGTTTGAATTCACGATTTTTATGGCCGGTGTAGGAACTGCGGCTGCGATGTTTTTCTTAACCAAACTTCCGAAAATCAATCGGAGAATTTTACATCCCGATATCACTACGGACAAGTTTGCACTCTGGATCCCTTCTTCTTCCAAAGGATACAAGGAAGACGAAGTGGTAAGCTTTATCAAAGGTCTTGGCGGAAAGAACGTCGAGGTTGTGAAATAG
- a CDS encoding helix-turn-helix domain-containing protein — protein sequence MVYIEWFGNAFAIFGGFLAFLLAIPELFLSKKTKFQIFFSIALILIGILQLLNAMAFQGVFESPSFYLVLSLPILFLIGPISLLSIQAMVEEEFRFRLLTWISFLPTILLTIPVFILSSKIRSFPWAISFSDQNTTELLFTSFYFCAALYSFFFGILILRILSSIQEAKLRLLIWICFFDFSSVSVLGILGISFEFFFLKVSSWVVTLALCLVYYVRKKYSDLEETIHVELVKSKYSRSRLGGLEVDSIVRELERMMKIEKIFQDEEISLSSVAERVSLSSHQLSELINRKLGKSFFAWLNQYRVEEAKRLLSESDKTVLEIAMEVGFNNRSSFNEAFLKFTQKTPVDYRKSSRQETSLLYRS from the coding sequence ATGGTTTATATCGAATGGTTTGGAAATGCTTTCGCGATCTTCGGAGGATTTTTAGCCTTTCTTCTCGCGATCCCGGAACTCTTTCTTTCTAAAAAAACAAAATTTCAGATCTTCTTTTCAATCGCTCTGATATTGATCGGAATCTTGCAACTTTTAAACGCGATGGCGTTCCAAGGAGTTTTTGAAAGCCCTTCCTTCTATCTTGTTTTGAGTCTTCCGATTCTCTTTCTGATCGGCCCGATCTCATTACTTTCCATTCAGGCAATGGTGGAAGAAGAATTTCGATTTCGTCTTCTTACTTGGATTTCTTTTTTACCAACGATCCTCTTGACAATTCCGGTTTTTATTCTTTCTTCAAAGATTCGTTCTTTTCCTTGGGCGATTTCTTTTTCGGATCAGAATACAACCGAACTTTTATTTACTTCATTTTATTTTTGTGCGGCCTTGTATTCATTCTTCTTTGGAATTCTGATTCTTAGAATTTTATCTTCGATTCAAGAAGCGAAGCTGAGACTTCTGATCTGGATTTGTTTTTTCGATTTTTCTTCGGTTTCCGTTTTGGGAATATTAGGGATAAGTTTTGAATTCTTCTTTTTAAAAGTTTCCAGTTGGGTGGTGACTCTTGCCCTTTGTCTCGTTTACTATGTAAGAAAAAAATATTCGGATCTGGAAGAAACGATTCACGTAGAACTGGTAAAATCAAAATATTCCCGTTCTCGACTCGGGGGATTGGAAGTAGATTCGATCGTCCGGGAGTTGGAAAGAATGATGAAGATCGAAAAGATCTTTCAAGACGAAGAAATTTCCCTGTCCTCCGTCGCGGAAAGAGTTTCTCTTTCGAGTCACCAACTTTCGGAGTTGATCAACCGTAAATTGGGTAAAAGTTTTTTCGCCTGGTTGAATCAGTATCGAGTGGAAGAGGCCAAGAGACTTCTTTCGGAAAGCGACAAGACCGTTTTAGAAATCGCGATGGAAGTAGGATTTAACAATCGCTCCTCCTTTAACGAAGCCTTTCTGAAGTTTACTCAAAAAACTCCCGTGGACTATCGCAAGTCCTCTCGCCAAGAAACTTCGCTTTTGTATCGTTCTTAG
- a CDS encoding DUF4345 domain-containing protein codes for MQTNSLTIDRSGEQDRVLSLISKIFLLMNLVVYDAFAIGFFLIPIKLASWIGIEIQTSAALADFRAMYGGLCLGIGAVLVLGLFKKEWVQAGILLAVTTAGGLFLGRIYTLLLDGPGNEYIYVSMATEVGAVVIGGWLLKRS; via the coding sequence ATGCAAACCAACAGCCTTACGATAGATCGTTCCGGAGAACAGGATCGAGTTCTATCTCTCATTTCGAAAATATTTCTCCTTATGAATCTCGTGGTCTATGACGCCTTTGCCATCGGCTTCTTTTTGATTCCAATCAAACTTGCTTCTTGGATCGGAATCGAAATCCAGACTTCCGCGGCCCTCGCTGACTTTCGGGCCATGTATGGCGGACTTTGTCTGGGAATCGGCGCCGTCCTCGTTCTCGGACTCTTTAAAAAAGAATGGGTTCAAGCAGGGATTCTTCTTGCGGTAACAACGGCGGGCGGACTCTTTTTAGGAAGAATTTATACTCTTCTTTTGGACGGTCCGGGAAACGAATATATTTATGTGAGTATGGCGACAGAGGTTGGAGCGGTCGTGATCGGGGGCTGGCTTTTAAAACGTTCTTAA
- a CDS encoding sensor histidine kinase, whose protein sequence is MGKNRILFFLLSDYRGVLFLNIVFCLLLGLSLYISVNHNLEIYSKISIFLIVFILYAQYLGLCLFCRSLLLKRVRENSGLQSETKLNLPKEKNDFVGSHIYNLRMTPHFLFNSLMTLRILMESDSENAIEYLDSLANMLRYSFRFVAQERVSLREELDFTLSYFDLIKNKAKNPFRIILKREVDVEIGEVYIPPFLIQTLVENSVKHAVMKSKQSIVIEVEIGKIRPDHIRIVVQDNGPGVAIVEDFTEGTFFYLRKRLNEICLDADLRIQSEVGNGFKAEISFYNASSEVKKKERIY, encoded by the coding sequence ATGGGAAAAAATAGAATTTTATTTTTCTTGTTATCCGATTATAGAGGCGTTCTTTTTTTAAACATCGTTTTTTGTTTGCTCTTGGGTTTAAGTTTGTATATTTCCGTAAATCATAACTTGGAAATATATTCTAAAATTAGCATATTCTTAATTGTTTTTATTCTATACGCGCAGTATTTGGGACTTTGTCTTTTTTGCAGGAGTTTATTGCTCAAAAGAGTTCGAGAGAATTCGGGTTTACAATCCGAAACAAAACTCAATTTACCGAAAGAAAAAAACGATTTTGTCGGTTCTCATATCTATAATCTACGGATGACTCCTCATTTTCTGTTCAATTCCCTGATGACATTGAGGATTCTTATGGAAAGCGATAGCGAGAACGCCATTGAATATTTGGACAGTCTTGCAAACATGCTCCGATATTCTTTTCGCTTTGTTGCTCAGGAACGCGTTTCGCTTAGGGAGGAACTGGACTTTACACTTTCTTATTTCGATCTGATCAAGAACAAAGCTAAAAATCCGTTTCGTATCATTCTTAAAAGGGAAGTGGACGTGGAAATCGGGGAAGTTTACATTCCACCGTTTTTAATTCAGACGCTTGTGGAAAATTCCGTAAAACACGCGGTTATGAAATCGAAACAGTCGATCGTAATCGAAGTAGAAATCGGAAAGATCAGGCCCGATCATATTCGGATCGTAGTACAGGATAACGGCCCCGGGGTTGCTATCGTCGAAGATTTTACAGAAGGAACTTTTTTTTACCTAAGAAAAAGACTGAACGAGATCTGTTTGGACGCTGATTTAAGGATTCAAAGCGAAGTCGGAAACGGGTTTAAGGCTGAAATTTCATTTTATAACGCTTCTTCCGAAGTAAAAAAGAAAGAAAGGATATATTAA
- a CDS encoding EAL domain-containing protein — MDLTAKSDKPEEVITYTEYKPYKIRIDSSLSIKNGTDYFLLDLSGKEIDLSHFKKNSKREKAIFLSSRWIALSGFLIWDENQNEIIFECDFEIQTNQGESDLVLCIHKQNFNRRTSLWKDAFLNVPSTLNVSSLENGECSTFSEDFFILYRSIHRFLDLDRFEGKILQILSKHKKQNVVLRGKISSKNSESSFRSFELFPLTSGFIQIFLDLKTKNDRNRHFLSTKHGEILLSNISLTTEDRIPSLFFSNKIFTITNGEGTYRRFSRFKINASGKIILETIAIKKIYNSLRSEEFFHTIHRIQKDIPVFPIHKDDKFDVSSISKQAHSQFLILQKKGDAYTLLLRLWTSEECEQESIILLVGACLEKICDGKNIIHSSYAEGTFIFLFNFSRDKQRIDKIKDDLGNFFSVKHEIGKKEISFIVSMGISTVNLYHEDCIRESLERSRIILENNPIRGKLNLDSMDSHKNEIPFTLSSFFLEKGHSDRTLFYEYQPIIDLRTGEIVLIESLVRMKMGNRILYPSEFLDKRMDIATLMELGKQSFLDALRLLAALVERGNFHTKIAINISPEQLGNIEFSESLIDLAKTFSGDWRKFLSRIVIEITENSELIDHEISRHTLNVLHSLGITFSLDDFGTGYSSFILLKSFPVEYIKIDKAFIKGVTENTLDRLIVNSIIDISSNMELKVIAEGVENQKQFLYLLSVGVDLIQGYHVFRPLQKENIIELLTYS, encoded by the coding sequence TTGGATTTAACAGCTAAGAGCGATAAACCGGAGGAAGTCATCACTTATACCGAGTATAAACCTTATAAGATCCGGATCGATTCTTCTTTAAGTATCAAGAATGGAACCGATTATTTTTTATTGGATCTTTCGGGCAAAGAAATCGATCTTTCTCATTTTAAGAAAAATTCAAAACGAGAAAAGGCGATCTTTTTGTCCAGTCGATGGATCGCGCTCAGCGGTTTCCTTATCTGGGACGAAAACCAAAACGAAATCATTTTCGAATGTGATTTTGAAATTCAGACCAATCAGGGTGAATCCGATTTAGTTCTGTGCATTCATAAACAAAATTTTAATCGTAGAACTTCGTTATGGAAGGATGCCTTTTTAAACGTCCCGTCAACTCTGAATGTATCCTCATTAGAAAATGGAGAATGTTCGACTTTTTCCGAGGATTTTTTTATTCTCTATCGATCCATCCATCGTTTTCTCGACCTCGATCGCTTTGAAGGAAAGATTCTTCAAATTCTGAGTAAGCATAAAAAACAAAACGTCGTATTGAGAGGAAAAATTTCGAGTAAAAACTCTGAAAGTTCTTTCCGCAGCTTCGAGTTGTTTCCTCTAACTTCCGGGTTCATCCAAATTTTCCTTGATCTAAAAACAAAAAACGATCGGAACCGACATTTTCTTTCGACCAAACACGGAGAAATTCTCCTTTCCAATATTTCCCTTACAACCGAGGACAGAATCCCGTCTCTTTTTTTCTCCAATAAAATTTTTACGATTACAAACGGAGAAGGAACCTATCGGAGATTTTCAAGATTTAAGATCAACGCTTCCGGTAAGATCATTCTCGAAACGATAGCGATCAAAAAGATCTATAACTCACTCCGATCTGAGGAATTTTTTCATACAATCCACCGAATTCAAAAAGATATTCCCGTTTTTCCCATTCACAAAGATGATAAGTTCGACGTAAGCTCGATATCAAAGCAGGCACATTCACAATTTCTAATCCTTCAAAAGAAGGGAGACGCCTATACACTTTTACTTCGTCTTTGGACTTCGGAAGAATGTGAACAAGAATCGATAATCCTTTTAGTCGGAGCTTGTCTTGAAAAAATCTGCGACGGTAAAAATATCATCCATTCCTCTTACGCGGAAGGAACGTTTATTTTTCTTTTTAACTTTTCCAGAGACAAACAACGGATCGATAAAATCAAAGACGACCTCGGAAATTTTTTTTCGGTAAAACACGAAATCGGAAAGAAGGAAATTTCTTTCATCGTTTCGATGGGAATTTCAACCGTAAACTTGTATCATGAAGACTGCATTCGAGAATCCCTCGAACGTTCTCGAATCATTTTGGAAAATAATCCGATCCGAGGAAAGCTGAACTTGGATTCGATGGATTCTCATAAAAACGAAATACCTTTTACCCTATCTTCTTTTTTCCTTGAGAAAGGTCATTCGGATAGGACCTTGTTTTACGAATACCAACCTATCATCGACCTTCGAACCGGCGAAATCGTACTGATCGAATCGTTGGTCCGCATGAAGATGGGAAATAGAATCTTATATCCGAGCGAATTTTTAGACAAACGTATGGATATCGCCACGTTGATGGAACTCGGAAAACAATCCTTTCTGGACGCACTCAGATTGCTTGCCGCATTGGTCGAAAGGGGAAATTTTCATACCAAGATCGCAATCAACATTTCACCAGAACAACTTGGTAACATCGAATTTTCGGAATCCCTGATCGACTTGGCCAAAACGTTTTCCGGAGATTGGCGAAAATTCCTGTCAAGAATCGTAATTGAAATCACCGAAAATTCAGAGCTCATCGATCACGAGATCAGCAGACATACATTAAACGTTCTTCACAGCCTCGGGATCACTTTTTCTCTCGACGACTTTGGAACCGGATATTCTTCTTTTATTCTTTTAAAATCCTTTCCCGTAGAATACATCAAAATCGACAAAGCGTTTATCAAAGGTGTCACCGAAAACACGTTGGATAGGCTGATCGTAAATTCCATCATCGACATAAGCAGCAATATGGAATTGAAAGTAATAGCGGAAGGAGTCGAAAATCAAAAACAATTTCTTTACCTTTTATCCGTCGGCGTAGATTTGATTCAAGGTTATCACGTTTTTAGACCGCTCCAAAAAGAAAATATTATAGAACTATTAACTTACTCCTAA